The Oncorhynchus masou masou isolate Uvic2021 chromosome 31, UVic_Omas_1.1, whole genome shotgun sequence genome includes a region encoding these proteins:
- the LOC135523587 gene encoding E3 ubiquitin-protein ligase MARCHF7-like, translated as MHSLMQVGRLSISPLSITPSVTQRASRALTIPQQLYEHLPELDNLSPLSPRRANPIWLGSERWPVLEASPPRTSYTLRHSQLVSRIQQEEPEEVRGEASSSDSSTEDTPSSSEASRHGTSGLMDHLTMALMALRDIRREVAHIQMSNAQQGSGAMAAQEAQSAPATNPETLRKIKERLLEESSDEEEGDQCRICQCGAGSLTNPLLTPCLCSGSLQYIHHDCLKRWIQTKIQSGTTLSAVKTCELCKGSLTLDLDDFDMEEFYQRHGQTQVEQTSPELYMLLILRQRFSELLQVAQSRSNAVSRV; from the exons ATGCATTCACTAATGCAAGTAGGTCGACTGTCAATATCACCACTGTCCATAACACCCTCTGTCACACAGAGAGCCAGCAGGGCTCTCACTATCCCACAGCAGCTGTATGAACACCTCCCTGAGCTGGATAATCTCAGCCCCCTTAGCCCCAGGAGAGCTAACCCCATCTGGCTGGGCTCAGAGAGATGGCCGGTGCTGGAGGCCTCACCACCCAGGACCagctacaccctgaggcactccCAGCTGGTCAGCAGAATCCAGCAGGAGGAACCAGAGGAGGTCAGAGGAGAGGCCagtagtagtgacagtagtaCAGAGGACACTCCGTCCTCCAGTGAAGCCTCGCGCCATGGGACCTCTGGGCTGATGGATCACCTGACCATGGCCCTGATGGCCCTCCGTGACATCCGCAGGGAGGTGGCTCACATTCAGATGAGCAACGCACAGCAGGGTAGCGGTGCTATGGCAGCTCAGGAGGCCCAATCAGCACCGGCTACCAACCCAGAGACGTTACGCAAAATCAAAGAACG TCTGTTGGAAGAGTCGTCTGATGAGGAGGAAGGGGACCAGTGTCGTATCTGTCAGTGTGGTGCTGGCTCCCTGACCAACCCCCTGCTCACCCCCTGTCTCTGCTCCGGCAGCCTGCAGTACATCCACCACGACTGCCTGAAGAGGTGGATCCAGACTAAAATACAGTCAG GGACCACACTGTCTGCGGTCAAAACCTGTGAGTTGTGTAAGGGGAGCCTAACACTGGATCTAGACGACTTTGACATGGAGGAGTTTTACCAAAGGCATGGCCAGACACAG GTGGAGCAGACCAGTCCAGAGCTGTACATGTTGCTGATCCTTCGGCAGAGGTTCTCAGAGCTGCTGCAGGTGGCCCAGTCACGTAGCAACGCCGTCTCTAGG GTTTGA
- the LOC135524915 gene encoding uncharacterized protein LOC135524915, producing MYSWERRAAENLTNAEHICEVRKRRDIKYEDYLRRQEQERADVRREVHRVRTPSPTPQTNRFKARRYERPWAQGAPGTKKSSSSVKSTRSEMRNSQNKGSESRFPAISSGTQSSVTQSRTAELATTSKTWRRAIAPLASHCKEQSPPCHKHRSVAIKNRACKLSTCASKSNTLKLTQSQDTLRVKKQIGAPSCDRADSSNISTRHDLVKRPLDNCSLPQPLTFSRRSYTDWPCLPSLQYHRSPSPDDPESHPYVQLISDPFQGFSESSSIKEEYVRSDDTYRAEICSRSLADTSPLSVPESLPSQCPSSSGTLESSSLSLSDSFIGPLSSHFRTLGVLSSESESDGEDDSHSCQDADRESYQIPGPAVPAEFGVNKHP from the exons ATGTACAGCTGGGAAAGACGCGCAGCTGAGAACCTCACCAATGCTGAACACATTTgtgaggtgaggaagaggagagacattAAATATGAG GACTACCTACGCAGACAGGAACAGGAAAGGGCAGATGTGAGGAGGGAAGTACACAGAGTACGGACGCCTTCACCAACACCTCAGACAAATAGGTTCAAAGCCCGCAGGTATGAAAGACCATGGGCACAGGGAGCGCCAGGCACCAAGAAG TCCTCCAGCTCTGTGaaatccaccagatcagagatGAGAAACTCACAGAACAAAGGCTCAGAGTCCCGCTTTCCTGCCATCTCCAGCGGAACCCAGAGCAGTGTAACCCAAAGTAGAACAGCAGAATTGGCAACCACATCAAAGACATGGAGAAGAGCCATTGCCCCACTGGCATCCCACT GTAAGGAACAATCTCCACCATGTCACAAACACAGATCTGTGGCTATAAAAAACAGAGCATGTAAGTTATCCACATGTGCATCTAAGTCAAACACTCTGAAACTAACACAAAGTCAAGACACACTGAGGGTGAAGAAACAGATAGGGGCACCATCATGTGACCGTGCAGATAGTTCAAACATCTCTACAAGACATGATCTGGTCAAGAGGCCATTAGACAACTGCTCCCTCCCACAGCCCCTGACCTTTTCTAGAAGATCCTACACAGATTGGCCCTGTCTTCCCTCACTGCAGTACCACCGCTCCCCCAGCCCAGACGACCCAGAGTCACATCCCTATGTCCAGCTGATCTCGGATCCCTTCCAGGGCTTCTCAGAGAGTAGTAGTATCAAAGAGGAGTACGTACGCAGTGATGACACCTACAGGGCTGAGATCTGCTCCAGGAGTTTAGCTGACACCAGTCCTTTGTCCGTACCGGAGTCCCTCCCCTCGCAATGCCCCTCCAGCAGTGGCACCCTGGAAAGCAGCTCTCTCAGCCTCAGTGACTCCTTCATCGGCCCCCTCAGCAGCCACTTCCGCACGCTGGGTGTTCTGTCCTCCGAGTCTGAGTCAGACGGGGAAGACGACAGCCATTCATGTCAGGATGCTGACAGAGAGAGCTACCAAATCCCC GGGCCTGCAGTCCCAGCTGAGTTTGGAGTCAACAAGCACCCCTGA